The following coding sequences lie in one Burkholderia cepacia genomic window:
- a CDS encoding glycosyltransferase family 9 protein — protein sequence MALFSSARPPRTILVAAPRRIGDVLLTTPLVRSLKARWPEAQIDMLVFRGTEGVLEHNPDVRRVIVVAQRAGFRERLRDALSMWRRYDLACAALSSDRPRFYSWFAGRKRVGLVDPNRVTWLTRLMLNGIAINHHESAHTVVSTLALAPVIGIEPVSEVVAPGIGDDPARRARFDAWLAESPAIRDGKPLVVLHPYPMFRYKQWRLDGWVEMIGWLREHGFAVALSGGPADSEREYAEQVAAEAGGDVLNLVGRLTFGESAELVRRARLFIGPDTGATHVAAATGTDTIALFGPSDPVRWGPWPQHWPATENPWPLRGSGRHGNVWLLQGEGDCVPCRHEGCERKVDSRSDCLANLGTQRVKAAAADMLGLNPPGAADVVVDTSRLHRAGSD from the coding sequence GTGGCCCTGTTTTCTTCTGCCCGCCCGCCCAGAACCATCCTCGTTGCCGCGCCGCGTCGGATCGGCGACGTGTTGCTGACGACGCCGCTCGTGCGTTCGCTGAAGGCCCGCTGGCCGGAGGCACAGATCGACATGCTGGTGTTTCGCGGCACCGAGGGCGTGCTCGAGCACAATCCCGACGTGCGCCGCGTGATCGTCGTCGCGCAACGTGCGGGATTTCGCGAGCGGCTGCGCGACGCGTTGTCGATGTGGCGCCGCTACGATCTCGCGTGCGCGGCGCTGAGTTCCGACCGGCCGCGTTTCTACAGCTGGTTCGCCGGCCGCAAGCGGGTCGGCCTCGTCGATCCGAATCGCGTCACGTGGCTCACACGATTGATGCTGAACGGGATCGCGATCAATCATCACGAATCCGCGCATACGGTTGTCAGCACGCTCGCCCTTGCCCCGGTGATCGGCATCGAGCCGGTGTCCGAGGTCGTTGCGCCCGGCATCGGCGACGATCCCGCGCGGCGCGCGCGCTTCGACGCGTGGCTCGCCGAGTCGCCGGCGATCCGCGACGGCAAGCCGCTGGTCGTCCTGCATCCGTATCCGATGTTCCGCTACAAGCAATGGCGGCTTGACGGCTGGGTCGAGATGATCGGCTGGCTGCGCGAGCACGGCTTCGCGGTCGCGCTGTCGGGCGGCCCGGCCGACAGCGAGCGCGAGTATGCGGAGCAGGTCGCGGCCGAAGCGGGCGGCGACGTGCTGAACCTGGTCGGCCGGCTGACGTTCGGCGAGAGCGCGGAGCTCGTGCGGCGCGCACGGCTCTTCATCGGGCCCGACACCGGCGCGACGCACGTCGCGGCCGCGACGGGTACCGACACGATCGCGCTGTTCGGCCCGTCCGACCCCGTGCGCTGGGGGCCGTGGCCGCAGCACTGGCCCGCGACCGAGAATCCCTGGCCATTGCGTGGCTCGGGGCGGCACGGGAACGTGTGGCTGCTGCAGGGGGAGGGCGATTGCGTACCGTGCCGGCACGAAGGCTGCGAGCGCAAGGTCGACAGCCGCAGCGACTGCCTCGCCAATCTCGGTACGCAGCGCGTGAAGGCCGCGGCGGCCGACATGCTCGGGCTGAATCCGCCGGGGGCGGCGGATGTCGTCGTCGACACGTCGCGACTGCATCGCGCCGGGTCCGACTGA
- a CDS encoding O-antigen ligase family protein: protein MLSFSAPASRRLTAARAFAVAALCMVPVSTALTNVFCGLFAAALVISPEFWRDLRSFVTDQASLAALLILAALAISVTYTVAPHNKAWNWVAKYDKLLLLPFAVLAFRHSNWAPIVRRCWFGTLCVILLLSTTNYLGLTAIGPAHATQLPLSRAWVFKNHIAAGMFGALLFYQAADLALTARTALSRVAYAGIAAWSLVNVFVMLQGRTGQVIALLLIFVVAVRFVLLLRRQSALRAALAAGVFALAGVALVVAACTVHNGRLVKVVTEVQQYRQSDAATSTGLRLEWYKKGLELFRQRPVVGYGAGGLESEFERLTAGKTAAEGQLTSNPHNEYLLMAVQLGTVGLLLFINLIVQIARGSRALDPRSRHLLLGWLTIFAIGSLANSLLLDFAEGHLIVLLAGILLGCGERSEALPRETSAIRRSA, encoded by the coding sequence ATGCTTTCGTTTTCCGCTCCCGCCTCGCGGCGCCTGACCGCCGCCCGTGCATTCGCCGTCGCCGCGCTCTGCATGGTGCCGGTCTCGACCGCGCTGACCAACGTGTTCTGCGGGCTGTTCGCCGCCGCGCTCGTGATCTCCCCCGAATTCTGGCGCGACCTGCGCTCGTTCGTCACCGATCAGGCTTCGCTCGCGGCGCTGTTGATCCTCGCGGCGCTGGCCATCAGCGTCACGTACACGGTCGCACCGCACAACAAGGCGTGGAACTGGGTCGCGAAGTACGACAAGCTGCTGCTGCTGCCGTTTGCCGTGCTCGCGTTTCGTCACTCGAACTGGGCGCCGATCGTGCGGCGTTGCTGGTTCGGCACGCTGTGCGTAATCCTGTTGCTGTCGACGACCAATTATCTCGGGCTGACCGCGATCGGGCCCGCGCATGCGACCCAGCTGCCGCTATCGCGCGCGTGGGTGTTCAAGAATCATATCGCCGCCGGCATGTTCGGCGCGCTGCTGTTCTACCAGGCCGCCGATCTCGCGCTGACGGCCCGCACGGCGCTGTCGCGCGTCGCATACGCGGGCATCGCCGCGTGGTCGCTCGTCAACGTGTTCGTGATGCTGCAAGGACGCACGGGGCAGGTCATCGCACTGCTGCTGATCTTCGTGGTCGCGGTGCGTTTCGTGCTGCTGCTGCGCCGGCAGTCGGCGCTGCGCGCCGCGCTTGCCGCAGGCGTATTCGCGCTCGCCGGCGTCGCACTCGTGGTCGCCGCGTGCACGGTTCACAACGGCCGGCTCGTGAAGGTCGTGACGGAAGTGCAGCAGTATCGGCAAAGCGATGCGGCCACGTCCACGGGGCTGCGTCTCGAGTGGTACAAGAAGGGGCTCGAACTGTTTCGCCAGCGCCCCGTGGTCGGCTACGGCGCGGGCGGCCTCGAATCCGAATTCGAGCGACTCACGGCCGGCAAGACGGCGGCCGAAGGCCAGCTCACCTCGAACCCGCATAACGAATACCTGCTGATGGCCGTGCAACTCGGCACGGTCGGCCTGCTGCTGTTCATCAACCTGATCGTGCAGATCGCGCGCGGCAGCCGCGCGCTCGATCCGCGTTCGCGGCATTTGCTGCTCGGGTGGCTCACGATCTTCGCGATCGGCAGTCTCGCGAACTCGCTGCTCCTCGATTTCGCCGAAGGGCACCTGATCGTGCTGCTGGCCGGCATCCTGCTCGGCTGCGGCGAACGCAGCGAAGCGCTGCCGCGCGAAACGTCGGCGATCCGGCGCAGCGCGTAA
- the msbA gene encoding lipid A export permease/ATP-binding protein MsbA, with product MDGTGTSPVTVIKRLWPYIRPLIGIVVLAVMTMGVVAATEAGIPALLKPLLDHGFGAHGSDSAKWYVPIAVIGLALVRGVSQYTSNYLLNYVSNRILLQLRLEMFQRMLHTGASFFQRETASTVINAIVFEVNQILSVLTGVMVTLVRDSLTVIFLLGYLFYLNWRLTLIVAVILPGIGWLVSKINRRLRRLNREHQTLTNELSYIVEETVGGYKVVKVHNGEAYEMDRFTQMSKRLRGYAMRMTVSGGLAQPLTQFLASIALAVVITIAVVQSSNDQTTVGGFVAFVTSMLLVISPLKHLIDVNQPLQRGMTAAELIFGLIDEPAEPQGGGRPLPQARGEIEFRNVSFDYGAAERPTLDRISFKVAPGEMIALAGPSGSGKTTLVNLLPRFFDPTDGAILVDGVPVSDYDLHALRGQMAMVSQDVVLFNDTIAANVAYGQTPDRARVQAALEAANLADAVAAMPDGLDTLVGGNGMRLSGGQRQRLAIARAIYKDAPILILDEATSALDSESERHVQAALERLMEGRTTLVIAHRLSTIERADRILVLEAGKIVEEGSHDELLRHGGLYAHLHRIQYQQQAA from the coding sequence ATGGACGGCACCGGCACCTCGCCGGTCACGGTCATCAAGCGCCTGTGGCCGTACATCCGGCCGCTGATCGGCATCGTGGTGCTCGCCGTGATGACGATGGGCGTCGTCGCGGCCACCGAAGCCGGTATCCCGGCGCTGCTCAAGCCGCTGCTCGACCACGGCTTCGGCGCGCATGGCAGCGACAGCGCGAAATGGTACGTGCCGATCGCGGTGATCGGCCTGGCGCTCGTGCGCGGCGTGTCGCAGTACACGTCGAATTACCTGCTCAACTACGTATCGAACCGCATCCTGCTGCAACTGCGGCTCGAGATGTTCCAGCGGATGCTCCATACCGGCGCGTCGTTCTTCCAGCGCGAAACCGCGAGCACGGTGATCAACGCGATCGTGTTCGAGGTCAACCAGATCCTGTCGGTGCTGACCGGCGTGATGGTCACGCTCGTGCGCGATTCGCTGACGGTGATCTTCCTGCTCGGCTACCTGTTCTACCTGAACTGGCGGCTCACGCTGATCGTCGCGGTGATCCTGCCCGGCATCGGCTGGCTCGTCAGCAAGATCAACCGCCGCCTGCGCCGCCTGAACCGCGAACACCAGACGCTCACCAACGAGCTGTCGTACATCGTCGAGGAGACGGTCGGCGGCTACAAGGTCGTCAAGGTGCACAACGGCGAAGCGTACGAGATGGACCGCTTCACGCAGATGAGCAAGCGCCTGCGCGGTTACGCGATGCGCATGACGGTTTCCGGCGGCCTCGCTCAGCCGCTCACGCAGTTCCTCGCGTCGATCGCGCTCGCGGTCGTGATCACGATCGCGGTCGTGCAGTCGTCGAACGACCAGACGACGGTCGGCGGCTTCGTCGCGTTCGTCACGTCGATGCTGCTGGTGATCTCGCCGCTCAAGCACCTGATCGACGTCAACCAGCCGCTGCAGCGCGGGATGACGGCGGCGGAGCTGATCTTCGGGCTGATCGACGAGCCGGCCGAACCGCAAGGCGGCGGCCGGCCGCTGCCGCAAGCGCGCGGCGAGATCGAATTCCGCAACGTGTCGTTCGACTACGGCGCGGCCGAGCGGCCGACGCTCGACCGCATCTCGTTCAAGGTCGCGCCGGGTGAAATGATCGCGCTGGCCGGCCCGTCCGGCAGCGGCAAGACGACGCTCGTGAACCTGCTGCCGCGCTTCTTCGACCCGACCGACGGTGCGATCCTGGTCGACGGCGTACCGGTTTCCGACTACGACCTCCATGCGCTGCGCGGCCAGATGGCGATGGTCAGCCAGGACGTCGTGCTGTTCAACGACACGATCGCCGCGAACGTCGCGTACGGGCAGACGCCCGACCGCGCGCGCGTGCAGGCCGCGCTCGAGGCGGCCAACCTCGCCGATGCGGTCGCCGCGATGCCCGACGGGCTCGACACGCTCGTCGGCGGCAATGGGATGCGATTGTCCGGCGGCCAGCGCCAGCGGCTCGCGATCGCGCGCGCGATCTACAAGGACGCGCCGATCCTGATTCTCGACGAAGCGACGTCGGCGCTCGACTCGGAATCGGAGCGCCATGTGCAGGCGGCGCTCGAACGGCTGATGGAAGGCCGCACGACGCTCGTGATCGCGCACCGGTTGTCGACGATCGAGCGTGCGGACCGGATCCTCGTGCTCGAGGCCGGCAAGATCGTCGAGGAGGGCAGTCACGACGAACTGCTGCGCCACGGCGGCCTCTACGCGCACCTGCACCGGATCCAGTACCAGCAGCAGGCGGCGTAA
- a CDS encoding glycosyltransferase family 2 protein, protein MAEPSLGVALIALNASARLAQCLDALSFADDVVVIDGGSTDDTVAIAQAHGARVIVERDWPGFGPQKNRALDALGTDWILSLDTDEVVTPELAQSIRDTIRAPAAQIYAVDRLSSFCGQWIHHSGWYPDWVPRLFRRGTARFSDDLVHERLVFDGAAQRLAGKLMHYSYEDFETVVRKLDAYSTAGARQRRAAGQRGGFGKALARGTWAFVRTYVLRRGFLDGRAGFMIAVFNAETVYYRFLKLGHEAAR, encoded by the coding sequence ATGGCTGAACCCTCCCTCGGCGTCGCCCTCATCGCCCTCAACGCGTCCGCGCGGCTCGCGCAGTGCCTCGATGCACTGTCGTTCGCCGACGATGTCGTCGTCATCGACGGCGGCAGCACCGACGATACCGTCGCGATCGCGCAGGCGCACGGCGCGCGCGTGATCGTCGAGCGCGACTGGCCGGGCTTCGGCCCGCAGAAGAACCGCGCACTCGACGCGCTCGGCACCGACTGGATCCTGTCGCTCGATACCGACGAAGTCGTCACGCCGGAGCTCGCGCAGTCGATCCGCGACACGATCCGCGCGCCGGCCGCGCAGATCTATGCGGTCGACCGGCTGTCGAGCTTCTGCGGCCAGTGGATCCATCACAGCGGCTGGTATCCGGACTGGGTGCCGCGCCTGTTCCGGCGCGGCACCGCGCGTTTCTCGGACGACCTCGTGCACGAGCGCCTGGTGTTCGATGGCGCCGCGCAGCGCCTGGCCGGCAAGCTGATGCACTATTCGTACGAGGACTTCGAAACCGTTGTGCGCAAGCTCGACGCGTATTCGACGGCCGGCGCGCGCCAGCGCCGCGCGGCCGGCCAGCGCGGCGGCTTCGGCAAGGCGCTCGCGCGCGGCACCTGGGCGTTCGTGCGGACCTACGTGCTGCGGCGCGGGTTCCTCGACGGTCGCGCCGGCTTCATGATCGCCGTATTCAACGCGGAAACCGTGTATTACCGCTTCCTCAAGCTCGGCCACGAAGCCGCGCGCTGA
- a CDS encoding FUSC family protein: protein MDTIRTLNEARQQIQQSIFELFKGLSFNERLAQGGLMALQAVCGACLAYAIGRAMHSEQAVWAAITAIAVTQHNYSDTMSLSRDQFIGAMVGGVLGFAGAAVGGDRLVTYAITVAVVIVCCWCLNVGSAARLGGVTATIVLLFPGNGPLWDVPLIRFGEVTLGTICALGVCWVMSRIERRWFRHAEAK, encoded by the coding sequence ATGGATACGATCAGAACACTCAACGAAGCCCGCCAGCAGATCCAGCAGTCGATCTTCGAGCTGTTCAAGGGGCTGTCATTCAACGAACGGCTCGCGCAAGGCGGGCTGATGGCGCTCCAGGCCGTCTGCGGCGCGTGCCTCGCGTATGCGATCGGCCGCGCGATGCACTCCGAGCAGGCCGTGTGGGCGGCGATCACCGCGATCGCCGTCACGCAGCACAACTACTCGGACACGATGTCGCTGTCGCGCGACCAGTTCATCGGCGCAATGGTCGGAGGCGTGCTCGGCTTCGCGGGGGCGGCGGTCGGCGGCGATCGCCTCGTCACGTATGCGATCACGGTCGCGGTCGTGATCGTCTGCTGCTGGTGCCTGAATGTCGGCAGCGCAGCACGGCTCGGCGGCGTGACCGCGACGATCGTGCTGCTGTTCCCGGGCAACGGCCCGCTGTGGGATGTGCCGCTGATTCGGTTCGGCGAAGTGACGCTCGGCACCATATGTGCGCTTGGCGTGTGCTGGGTGATGTCGAGAATCGAGCGGCGCTGGTTCCGCCACGCGGAAGCCAAGTGA
- a CDS encoding RcnB family protein, with the protein MKKMHGMMLAAVIAAGFAAPAAMAQDHDNHNDQGGHGMQRGHGPKHMPPGQMRHEDDVPPRWADQPRREWHKGDRLPPEFRDRQYVIDDWRGYHLSPPPRGYQWVGVGGDHLLVQIGSGIVLRLGD; encoded by the coding sequence ATGAAGAAGATGCACGGGATGATGCTGGCCGCGGTGATCGCGGCCGGTTTCGCCGCGCCGGCCGCGATGGCGCAGGACCACGACAACCACAACGACCAGGGCGGCCACGGCATGCAGCGTGGCCACGGCCCGAAACACATGCCGCCCGGCCAGATGCGTCATGAGGACGACGTGCCGCCGCGCTGGGCCGACCAGCCGCGCCGCGAGTGGCACAAGGGTGACAGGCTTCCCCCCGAGTTCCGCGATCGTCAGTACGTGATCGACGACTGGCGCGGCTATCACCTGAGCCCGCCGCCGCGCGGCTATCAATGGGTGGGCGTCGGCGGAGATCACCTGCTGGTGCAGATCGGCTCCGGCATCGTGCTGCGGCTCGGCGACTGA
- a CDS encoding MFS transporter, translated as MTIKHSVTARSLRSLDWLNFFVANVQTGFGPFIASYLASHKWTQGEIGMVLSIGTISAMVSQVPGGAAVDALKNKKGAAAWAIAAIILSAVLLASSPTIVPVIAAEVFHGFASCMLVPAMAAISFSLVGRADLGDRLGRNARWASIGSAVAAGLMGLTGEYFSARAVFWLTAVLALPALFALAMIQPTHEVIPQSSKPDDHHDEAGERETLLELLRDRRMLIFAACVVLFHLSNAAMLNLAAGEVTAGMGENVQLVIAACIIVPQAIVAMLSPWVGRSAQRWGRRPILLLGFSALPVRALLFAGVSSPYLLVPVQMLDGISAAVFGVMLPLIAADVAGGKGRYNLCIGLFGLAAGIGATLSTAAAGYVADHFGNAVSFFGLAGAGALAVLLVWLVMPETRVGNGDTAADEPAAASPEQAH; from the coding sequence ATGACGATCAAGCATTCCGTCACCGCTCGCAGTCTGCGGTCCCTCGACTGGCTCAACTTCTTCGTTGCAAACGTTCAGACCGGGTTCGGCCCGTTCATCGCGTCCTACCTCGCATCGCACAAATGGACGCAAGGCGAGATCGGCATGGTGCTGTCGATCGGCACGATCAGCGCGATGGTCAGCCAGGTGCCGGGCGGCGCGGCCGTCGACGCGCTGAAGAACAAGAAAGGCGCGGCCGCCTGGGCGATCGCGGCCATCATTCTGTCGGCGGTGCTGCTCGCGTCAAGCCCGACCATCGTGCCGGTGATCGCCGCCGAGGTGTTCCACGGCTTCGCGAGCTGCATGCTCGTGCCCGCGATGGCGGCGATTTCGTTCTCGCTGGTCGGCCGCGCCGACCTCGGCGACCGGCTCGGCCGCAATGCGCGCTGGGCATCGATCGGCAGTGCGGTCGCGGCAGGCCTGATGGGGCTCACCGGCGAGTACTTTTCCGCGCGCGCGGTGTTCTGGCTGACCGCCGTGCTGGCGCTGCCCGCGCTGTTCGCGCTCGCGATGATCCAGCCGACTCACGAAGTGATCCCGCAGTCGTCGAAGCCGGACGATCACCACGACGAAGCCGGCGAACGCGAAACGCTGCTCGAACTGCTGCGCGACCGCCGGATGCTGATCTTCGCGGCGTGCGTCGTGCTGTTCCACCTGTCGAACGCGGCGATGCTGAACCTCGCGGCCGGTGAAGTCACGGCCGGGATGGGGGAAAACGTGCAGCTCGTGATCGCCGCGTGCATCATCGTGCCGCAGGCGATCGTTGCGATGCTGTCACCCTGGGTCGGCCGCTCCGCGCAACGCTGGGGGCGCCGGCCAATCCTGCTGCTCGGTTTCTCCGCGCTGCCGGTGCGCGCGCTGCTGTTCGCCGGCGTGAGCAGCCCGTACCTGCTCGTGCCCGTGCAGATGCTCGACGGCATCAGCGCGGCCGTGTTCGGCGTGATGCTGCCGCTGATCGCGGCCGACGTCGCGGGCGGCAAGGGCCGCTACAACCTGTGCATCGGGCTGTTCGGGCTCGCGGCCGGGATCGGCGCGACGCTCAGCACGGCCGCGGCCGGCTACGTCGCCGACCACTTCGGCAACGCGGTCAGCTTCTTCGGGCTCGCGGGCGCCGGCGCGCTCGCGGTGCTGCTGGTCTGGCTCGTGATGCCCGAAACGCGCGTCGGGAACGGCGACACGGCGGCCGACGAACCGGCTGCCGCCTCGCCCGAACAGGCGCACTGA
- a CDS encoding glycosyltransferase family 9 protein produces the protein MANGNPTQRILVIRIDFLGDMLCTTAFLGALKERWPGAELHVVANRYNAAALAGNPDVHAIHTYVYSRQCERNDRPGRMRAFFDRLRLVRRLRRMRFDLVIVPNGGMHRSSMQFARQLRAKDCRWHDADTEFDDRKPEHVAQRQMCHEALSGFRLVPELGRADLDRLELSVHPDRALQDTWYSLLGAHAKPRVGLFVSNKAVERRWPADRWRDLGVRLAPFADVIVFRDPAIGKCAEDDAWRDVNARHVAPSSIADLVAAASLLDVIVSADSAPVHLASALGVPVAALFEDRPEKYLRWHPLGVPHVILRAGATVDAIGVDAVDRAVRHLLPQAGRRDDSLAAAGHVQPAAAAPAIGTIAS, from the coding sequence ATGGCCAATGGGAACCCGACGCAGCGGATCCTCGTGATCCGGATTGATTTTCTGGGCGACATGCTGTGTACGACGGCGTTTCTCGGTGCGCTGAAGGAACGCTGGCCCGGCGCGGAACTCCATGTGGTCGCGAACCGCTACAACGCGGCCGCGCTGGCCGGCAACCCGGACGTGCACGCAATCCACACCTATGTGTACAGCCGTCAGTGCGAGCGCAATGACCGCCCCGGGAGGATGCGCGCATTCTTCGACCGGCTGCGGCTCGTGCGCCGCCTGCGTCGCATGCGGTTCGACCTCGTGATCGTACCGAACGGCGGTATGCACCGCAGCAGCATGCAGTTCGCGCGTCAGCTCCGCGCGAAGGATTGCCGCTGGCACGATGCCGACACCGAATTCGACGATCGCAAGCCCGAGCATGTCGCGCAGCGGCAGATGTGCCACGAGGCGCTGTCGGGTTTCCGGCTCGTGCCGGAGCTCGGCCGTGCGGATCTCGACCGTCTCGAACTGTCGGTTCATCCCGATCGCGCGCTGCAGGACACGTGGTATAGCCTGCTCGGCGCGCACGCGAAGCCGCGTGTCGGGCTGTTCGTGTCGAACAAGGCGGTCGAGCGCCGCTGGCCCGCAGACCGTTGGCGCGACCTCGGCGTGCGGCTTGCGCCGTTCGCCGACGTGATCGTGTTTCGCGACCCCGCGATCGGCAAATGTGCCGAGGACGACGCGTGGCGCGACGTGAATGCGCGGCATGTGGCGCCGTCGTCGATCGCCGACCTGGTCGCCGCCGCGAGCTTGCTCGACGTGATCGTGTCGGCCGACAGCGCGCCCGTGCATCTTGCGTCGGCGCTTGGCGTGCCGGTCGCCGCGCTGTTCGAGGACCGCCCCGAGAAGTACCTGCGCTGGCACCCGCTCGGCGTGCCGCACGTGATCCTGCGTGCCGGCGCGACCGTCGACGCGATCGGCGTCGACGCGGTCGACCGGGCGGTGCGCCATCTGCTGCCGCAGGCCGGCCGTCGCGACGACTCGCTGGCCGCCGCGGGACATGTGCAGCCGGCTGCCGCCGCACCCGCGATCGGGACGATCGCCTCGTAG
- a CDS encoding glycosyltransferase family 2 protein, which yields MFSIIIPTWNNLPYLKLVVDSLRRHSAYDHQIIVHVNDGSDGTLDWVRSEGIEHTASPANIGICHAVNLAAARATRDYVVYMNDDMFCCPGWDKALVRRIEQMPTDLFMLSGTMVEPVDTRNPCVVVSNFGRDAEQFDAAGLVAATPKLARADWLGSTWPPTLVHRDWWNRIGGYSSELSPGMSSDNDFSMKFWDAGCRIFLGVGDSLVYHFQQKSTGKIVKNDGRRQFLNKWGMTQATFDRYYLHRGQPAGTQIALETPAVEGRLKRALLRSRIKRAFS from the coding sequence ATGTTCTCCATCATCATTCCGACCTGGAACAACCTGCCGTACCTCAAGCTCGTCGTCGACAGCCTGCGCCGCCATTCCGCATACGACCACCAGATCATCGTGCACGTGAACGACGGCTCGGACGGCACACTCGACTGGGTGCGCAGCGAGGGCATCGAACACACCGCATCGCCGGCCAACATCGGCATCTGCCACGCGGTGAACCTGGCCGCCGCGCGCGCGACGCGCGACTACGTCGTCTACATGAACGACGACATGTTCTGCTGCCCCGGCTGGGACAAGGCGCTCGTGCGCCGTATCGAGCAGATGCCGACCGACCTCTTCATGCTGTCGGGCACGATGGTCGAGCCGGTCGACACGCGCAACCCGTGCGTCGTCGTCAGCAATTTCGGCCGCGACGCCGAGCAGTTCGACGCGGCCGGCCTCGTCGCGGCGACGCCGAAGCTCGCACGCGCGGACTGGCTCGGGTCGACCTGGCCGCCGACGCTCGTGCACCGCGACTGGTGGAACCGCATCGGCGGCTACAGCAGCGAGCTGTCGCCCGGCATGAGCAGCGACAACGACTTCTCGATGAAATTCTGGGACGCCGGCTGCCGGATCTTCCTCGGCGTCGGCGACAGCCTCGTCTACCACTTCCAGCAGAAGAGCACGGGCAAGATCGTCAAGAACGACGGTCGCCGCCAGTTTCTCAACAAATGGGGCATGACCCAGGCGACGTTCGACCGCTACTACCTGCATCGCGGCCAGCCGGCCGGCACGCAAATCGCGCTCGAAACGCCGGCGGTGGAAGGCCGCCTGAAGCGTGCGCTGCTGCGTTCGCGGATCAAGCGCGCCTTCAGCTGA